The Polaribacter sp. MED152 region CAGACAAAACCGCAATTAAATTGGGTGATGCATTTGTGTTACCACCATCAATAAAAGACTCATCGTTCATAAATAAAGAAATCTCTGGCCCAATTGTATCTTCAGGGGCATTCTCATTTATGCCACCAACAGTAACATCAAAATTGGCTCCTGCTTTTTCTACTTCTCCATCTTCAGCATAAAAACTCAACTTACTTTTACCATAAGCAATTTTAATATCTTTTGGCACTACAAAATCGAAGCTAAATACACCATTTTCTACAGTTGCTTTTCCTCTAAATAGCTTACTGTCTTGTGTATCAAAAACCATTGTTACTCCAAAACCATCATTATCTAAGGTGTTTTTTTCAATTACCTTATCAAAAACAGTCGTAGATAATGTTCCATTATAATTGGTTAAAACCGAATTCGTATCGTCTGTAACCACACCTTCAAACTTAATTTTTGACAATGCTTTAATAGTGTCTAAAGATTGGGTAATTGGCACATCGTTCATTTTAGTAATTCTTACATTAGGCTTAGGGATTGCCAATTTCATGGCAGGATCTCCAAAAGAATAAATAAAGAATTTTTGTGTACTATTAAATTGATTTTTGGTTGTTGCTAAGGCTTCTGCAATTGAGTAATCTTCTCCGTTAAAAGAGAGTAAAACACGAATTAACTGCTCATTAAATCGCTGACCAGTAGAAATAAAAACCTCCCTAGTAGTTGTAATCATACTTGCAGCACCACCATCCGATTTTTTAAAAGTAATTTCACCTGCTGTAATTCTATTTGGATTGTCAAATCTTGAAAAGTCGCAAGTAACTGTAATTAATAAAGGAAGTGTATTTAAATTGTTAAAAGATTGAATTTGAGAAACATCTAAAATACGCTCTGAAGCAAAACCATCTTCTCCTCCATGACCAAAATAATCGAAAACTAATGTTCCTTTTTCAATGGCATTGGTTATGGCTTCATTCACTTCTGGATAACGTTCACCTCCTGAAGAGTTTTCTTGGACAAAAGCATCTGCATAAATTTTATTGACATTAAATACAGGCTTGTTATCCTTAATTTCATCAGCAATAGACTCAACACCTTGCTCAATAACTTCCTCTCCAACTACATCAATATCATCTGCCAATAACGTAATTGTATTTCGCCAATCACCAATGGCATCTTTACTGTAATAAGACAAAATTTTATCTACCACAACAGATGCCTCTGCAATTGTAGAAACAGGAATTCTACTGGATGCCACATCCACAGTATGTGAAGTAGACATTGTACCTTCATTGTCATCTAACATCACAAAGAAATCATCAGTAACATAAGAACTCGCCAAATTAAAACTTATGGTTGATAATTTAACTGGTACAATATTATTGTTCGCTGCAATTCGATCTTTATAATCGTAAGACGAATCACCAAAAAAACAAACGTATTTTAGTTGAGTTGAGGGTGATGAATTTGTGGTGTATAAATGCTTGATGAAATCTCTAATTCCTGTAATGTCTTTAGAACCCGATGAAAATTCATTGTAAATTTCATCTAACAACACCACTTTACCAACCAAATTAGAATTTGTTTGATGATAGTCTACCAATCTTTGTGCTTCATTTGCCAAATCTGAATTGGTAATTACCAAATAGTTGATGTCTTTTAAACCATGTAAATCTTGATTGGTTACTCTAGCATTTTCTACTGTTTCAGGGGTGTAAAAGTCATTAGCATCCAAAACAACATATTCTTTCAATTCACCTGCATTTGCATTAAAAGTAAAATTGTTTCCTGATGAAGTATTCTGAATCCTTTTTGGAGTAATAGAATTGGAAACATCCCAAACTTGAAAAGCATTCGCTCCATTTGTAATTTCATAAGATATAGTTCCTGAAGCAGTTGCCTGGTCAAAATTTCGAAACGAGAACTGAAAGTCAGAATAGCTTAAATTTTTGGTTCCTAGTACTTCTATATAATCTAAAAATGCATTTGCTGACGGATTTCCATTACTGTTATAGGTAATTGAAACCGTAATATTTTCGGAAGTATTGTTCAATGATGCACTTCTTTCTAAGGCAAATGCTTTGGTTAATGAAGAAGGATTTGTAGCTGGGTAATTTATGCTATATGCATCTTGCCCATTTACAACAACATCCATGGTAGAAGCCACTACCGAATTTGATACTCCTCTAGTTCTTACTGTAATGTTTTCTCCAGAAACTGCATTGGTAAAAGGAATTGTAAATGATTGGGTATTCTCAATATTAAAATCTTCGTTAAAAAACCATTGCGTACCTACTGCCAAAATACTTCGTTCTTCTCTTTCAAAAAAAGTATAATCGTCAAAAGTGGTAAAAGCATTGGTAGCCACTGATGAAATTGGAGTTTCTGCCTGAATTCTTTTTCCATCAGTTTCATTAACGGTTATAAAATAGTATGCTTTATCAGAATAGATATTCTGTCTATGTCTTGCTGTTTCATTGGCAAGATCCACTTCCCAATCATGAGGGCCTTTTGCATAAAATAGAATAAAATCATTAGTATCAAAAGAACCATCCTGTTCACCATCTATATAAATAGCATTTTCTTGCAGATCATCGTATCTAAAATCACTATTCAAAACAGGCAATAATTGGCCTCCATTACCATAAATATGAATTTTCTTCGGATCTAAATTATTGGTAGAAATCCCTATCTGCTGCAATAAATTTCTATCAATCTTAAAAACACCAGTAGTATCCACAGAAAATTTATACCAATCTCCACTAGCTAGTACAGAACTACTAACTTGAGCTATTGATTTTTGCATTAAAAACATGCAACTTAATAATAGGAATCCTTTTTTAATCATTCTAGATTTAAAAATAACGCAATTATATCTTAGTTATTTTAATAGTAACAAAGATAAATTATACTAAAGTAAAAATGCAATCGTTTATAAGATTATATGCAGAAAATGCATGCGTTAAAAATGTATATTTGCTTGTATAAAAGTATTTTTTTATTGTAAATTGCATCATTATATTAAAACCCTATCAATTTTAAATTAGATAATGAAAAACATATTTAAAATAACATTCATAGTTTTTGTCAGTTTACTTTTTGTGAATTGTAAAAGTTCTTCATCCAATAAATCTAGGTTAACAGGTTTATCTTTTAACGATCCTAAAAATGGTAATTATATTAGAGCCAATTCTTTTGATGGCCAAGAAACTCCATTAGGAATGGTTGGTGTAGAAGGTGGTTCTTTTACTATGGGACAAGTGCAAGATGATGTAATGTTTGACTGGAACACTACCCCAAATAAAATACACGTTCGTTCTTTTTACATGGATGAAGCAGAGGTTACAAACTCTGAATATTTTTTATATGTACAATATATGAAAGATGTTTTTCCTCCTTCTGAAGCGAAATACAAAAACATTTACAGCTCTATTTTACCAGACACTTTAGTTTGGAGAAAAAGTTTAGGAAATACAGATATCTTATCTGAAAACTATTTTCGTCATCCTGCTTATGCAGACTATCCTGTTGTGGGTGTTAGCTGGTTACAGGCTAACGAATATTGTAAATGGAGAACAAATGCAGTAAACTTAAAAACCTTAATTGACAAAGGGAACATTAAAAATATTTTTGATATTGATACCATAAGTAACTTTTTTGATACGGATGTTTTCTTAGTTGATGATTCTAAGTTATTTGACGGTGACACCACTGTTTATAAAAGAGGTATTGGAAGAACTGTAAGAAAACGTGGAGAAGCAAGACCTGCAAAAGATGCTTTTCAAGGAAGAAAAATTACAAATGCAGATGGTGTTTTAACACAACGTTTTCGTTTGCCTACAGAAGCTGAGTGGGAATTTGCAGCAAAAGCAAATGTAGAAAACAGAGAATACAATAACATTAGAGGTAGAAAAAAATATGCTTGGAATGGTAAATATACCAGAGCTAAAAATAAAAGAAACAGGGGTGATCAACTAGCCAACTTTAAACAAGGAAAAGGAGATTATAGTGGACCTTCTGGTTGGAGCTCTGATGGAGCAGATATACCAAATGAAATTAAATCTTATCCTCCAAACGGATTTGGTTTATATGACATGTCTGGTAATGTTGCAGAATGGGTTGCTGATGTTTATAGACCTATTATAGACAATGAAGCAAACGACTTTAACTATTTTAGAGGTAATTTATTTACTAAAAAAATGATAGATAGTAAAGGGAATGTAGTTTTTGCAGGCGAACAAGGTGGAGCTGAAATAGAATATGACACCTTACCAAATGGTAAAGTAGTACCAAGATATTTACCTGGTTCTATTAAATATGTACCAATTACCAAAAATGATGCTACTTTAAGAAGAAACTTCTCAAAAGCAGATAATGCCAATATTGGAGATGGAGATGCAAACTCAACCCGTTTTTACGAAGATGATGAAGATGAAATTGCTAGAAGACCTAGTATGTATAACTCACCAAAATCGCCTACTGTTGAAATAGATCCTGTTACAGGAAGAGAAGTTTTAGTAAACGATGATAAAAAGAGAACTACTTTAATTAGTGATAGAACTCGTGTTTACAAAGGTGGTTCATGGTCTGATAGAGAATACTGGTTAGATCCAGCACAAAGAAGATATTTACCTGAATATATGGCTACAAACTATATTGGGTTTAGATGTGTTACAGATAAATTAGGACCACTTTCTAACGGAAAAAGAAAAGCAAGAAATCCTAGTAGATAATTAATACAATATCAAAGAATTCAAACCTCATTGTTTTTAAATAATGAGGTTTTTTTTACCTTTATTTTATGGAAATAGCACAGCTTTACAACCTTTATACACAGCATTATTTAGTAAACACAGATACTAGAAACATTCGTAAAAACACAATTTTTTTCGCCTTGAAAGGTGATAATTTTAATGGAAATAGTTTTGCAGAAGAAGCACTAAAATTAGGAGCTAATTATGCAATTGTTGATGAAGAGGTTTATCAAACACAAGATGCCATTATATTAGTGCCAAATGTTTTAGAAACACTACAGCAATTGGCCAATTATCATCGAAAACAACTTAAAGCTACAATTATTGGTTTAACAGGTAGTAATGGTAAAACTACAACCAAAGAGTTGATATTTGCTGTACTCTCTAAAAAATACAAAACCATAGCCACTAAAGGAAACCTTAACAATCATATAGGAGTACCTTTAACCCTACTTTCAATGCCTATAGATACTGAAATGGGTATTGTAGAAATGGGTGCAAACCATCAAAAAGAAATCGAATTTCTTAGCAGTATTTGTGAACCAGATTTCGGTTACATCACTAATTTTGGAAAAGCACACTTAGAAGGTTTTGGCGGAGTTGAAGGTGTCATTAAAGGGAAAAGTGAGTTGTACCACTTTTTAGAGCAGAATAATAAAATTGCGTTTATAAATCCTGATGATAAAATTCAGGTTGATAAAACTAAAAATATCACAACAATTCCTTTTCTACCTAGTATAGCCTTAAAAGAAGCAAATCCTTTTGTGCAGTTATCCTATGATAATCTGGTTATAAATAGTAATTTAATTGGGACCTACAATTACACGAATATTGCAATTGCAATTACTATAGGAAATTATTTTAAAGTTAAGGATGATGTTATTAAAGAAGCTATAGAAGGTTATGAATCTACTAACAATCGATCTCAAATCATCAATCAAAACTCTAATGTAATTATTCTAGACGCTTACAATGCAAATCCATCAAGTATGAAAGTTGCCTTAGAGAATTTTCACGCTTTAAAGGCAGATCACAAAATTGTTATTTTAGGTGATATGTTTGAGCTCGGTGATGCTCGCTTAGAAGAACATCAACAGATTGTGAATATGGCTACCCAAATGAACTTTAATGGCTATTATTTTGTTGGAGAACATTTTTATCAAACTAAAGAAAATGAAAATCTCTTTAAGACTTTTGATGACTTTAAGAATGACTTTGAAAATAATATACCTAGTAATTCCTCTATTCTAATTAAGGGTTCTAGAGGAATGCGCTTAGAACGTGTTGTAGAGTTACTTAAATAATATTATTTTTATGATATTCCAATAGATTATCAATGGGTCTTTGAATAACTCCAGTTATTTGAAGGTTGTTTTTTTGAGCTACTTTCTCTAAAGTTTCTCTAAAATAATGGGCTATTGAACCAATGAAGTACAAAGGGGTAGTTGCATCTTTCTCAAAAGGTAGTATTCTATATTTAAAGAATTCCTGAAAGCCTCTTTTAATAATCTTTTTAATGTACTTCTCCTCTTTAAATTCAAACATAAACTTCGCAAAAGAAGCTAAATACATATTCGGATTTGGCATTCTGTAAAGATTCTGTTTGATGTAATCTGCATCTAAATTGAATTCATTTTCAAAACGCTCTGCCATAGGTTTAGGCATTTTGTTATAGTAATATTCTCTTAAAAGCACTTTTCCAAAATAATTACCACTAGCCTCATCCATTAAAACATAGCCTAAAGAAGGAGTATTCATTTGAACAGTTTTTCCATCAAAATAACAACTGTTAGAGCCTGTTCCTAAAATACAAACTAATGCAGGTTTTTTACCTGATGCAGCATACACTGCTGCTAACATATCTTCTGCTACATGTACTTTAGCATTAATAAAAATAGCTTCCATTACATCTTGTAAAATTTTAGATGGCTTAGGTGTTCCACATCCAGCTCCATAAAAATGAATTTCAGTAACCTCATCTTTAATATTGATAAGTTGAAACATATTTACAATTCTGTTGTTCAATTCCTCTTGCTCTACAACAGCCGGATTTAAACCAAGGGTTCTTACACGAAATACTTCATTTTTATTCGTATCCAATGCTATCCAATCTGCTTTTGTAGATCCTCCGTCTGCAATTAAAATCATAATACTGCTATTTTTGTCAAATATATTGCAAGTTATTTTAGTGAGCAATAGTATTAAAAACTTCAATCGTTTTCGTTATTATTTAACACAATTAGAACCTTCTAATATTGTAAATTTGCACTATAATTTGATATTTATGTTATTTTTTAAAAAGAAAGAAATTCCGTTAACCGAATTTTTCCCTACTAATTTTATTGATATACATTCCCACTTACTTCCAGGTATTGATGATGGTGCAAAAGACATTGAACAGTCTGTATCTTTAATACAAAAAATGGCCTCTTATGGAATTAAAAATTTTATAACTACTCCACATGTTTTAGGAGATGTATACCCTAATTCTTCTGAAACTATTTTAAAGAAATTAGAAGAAGTAAGAGCAGCCTTAAAAGATGAAGGTTTAACTGATATCAAAATGAATGCTGCTGCAGAATACATGATGGATGAACAATTTTCAGCACTATTAGAAAAAGATGATATTTTAACTTTAAAGGATAATTACATTTTAGTAGAAATGTCTTATTTCAGTCCGCCCTTAAATCTATTTGACATACTTTTTCAAATTCAACTAAAAGGATACAAGCCTGTACTTGCTCATCCTGAAAGATACAATAGCTACCACAACAACTTCGAAATTTATTACAAACTTAAAA contains the following coding sequences:
- the porU gene encoding type IX secretion system sortase PorU: MQKSIAQVSSSVLASGDWYKFSVDTTGVFKIDRNLLQQIGISTNNLDPKKIHIYGNGGQLLPVLNSDFRYDDLQENAIYIDGEQDGSFDTNDFILFYAKGPHDWEVDLANETARHRQNIYSDKAYYFITVNETDGKRIQAETPISSVATNAFTTFDDYTFFEREERSILAVGTQWFFNEDFNIENTQSFTIPFTNAVSGENITVRTRGVSNSVVASTMDVVVNGQDAYSINYPATNPSSLTKAFALERSASLNNTSENITVSITYNSNGNPSANAFLDYIEVLGTKNLSYSDFQFSFRNFDQATASGTISYEITNGANAFQVWDVSNSITPKRIQNTSSGNNFTFNANAGELKEYVVLDANDFYTPETVENARVTNQDLHGLKDINYLVITNSDLANEAQRLVDYHQTNSNLVGKVVLLDEIYNEFSSGSKDITGIRDFIKHLYTTNSSPSTQLKYVCFFGDSSYDYKDRIAANNNIVPVKLSTISFNLASSYVTDDFFVMLDDNEGTMSTSHTVDVASSRIPVSTIAEASVVVDKILSYYSKDAIGDWRNTITLLADDIDVVGEEVIEQGVESIADEIKDNKPVFNVNKIYADAFVQENSSGGERYPEVNEAITNAIEKGTLVFDYFGHGGEDGFASERILDVSQIQSFNNLNTLPLLITVTCDFSRFDNPNRITAGEITFKKSDGGAASMITTTREVFISTGQRFNEQLIRVLLSFNGEDYSIAEALATTKNQFNSTQKFFIYSFGDPAMKLAIPKPNVRITKMNDVPITQSLDTIKALSKIKFEGVVTDDTNSVLTNYNGTLSTTVFDKVIEKNTLDNDGFGVTMVFDTQDSKLFRGKATVENGVFSFDFVVPKDIKIAYGKSKLSFYAEDGEVEKAGANFDVTVGGINENAPEDTIGPEISLFMNDESFIDGGNTNASPNLIAVLSDANGINTSITAVDHDIVAILDGDTANPIILNDFYQTELNDFTTGKVNYTLRDLETGPHTLKIKAWDTYNNSSETTLNFVVVSDAILNLENVLNYPNPFVNYTEFWFNHNKPNEPLEVQVQIFTVSGKLVKTINRNVQTTGNLSRNITWNGLDDFGNKIGKGVYVYKLTVKATASNLVSEKYEKLVILQ
- the gldJ gene encoding gliding motility lipoprotein GldJ — its product is MKNIFKITFIVFVSLLFVNCKSSSSNKSRLTGLSFNDPKNGNYIRANSFDGQETPLGMVGVEGGSFTMGQVQDDVMFDWNTTPNKIHVRSFYMDEAEVTNSEYFLYVQYMKDVFPPSEAKYKNIYSSILPDTLVWRKSLGNTDILSENYFRHPAYADYPVVGVSWLQANEYCKWRTNAVNLKTLIDKGNIKNIFDIDTISNFFDTDVFLVDDSKLFDGDTTVYKRGIGRTVRKRGEARPAKDAFQGRKITNADGVLTQRFRLPTEAEWEFAAKANVENREYNNIRGRKKYAWNGKYTRAKNKRNRGDQLANFKQGKGDYSGPSGWSSDGADIPNEIKSYPPNGFGLYDMSGNVAEWVADVYRPIIDNEANDFNYFRGNLFTKKMIDSKGNVVFAGEQGGAEIEYDTLPNGKVVPRYLPGSIKYVPITKNDATLRRNFSKADNANIGDGDANSTRFYEDDEDEIARRPSMYNSPKSPTVEIDPVTGREVLVNDDKKRTTLISDRTRVYKGGSWSDREYWLDPAQRRYLPEYMATNYIGFRCVTDKLGPLSNGKRKARNPSR
- the murF gene encoding UDP-N-acetylmuramoyl-tripeptide--D-alanyl-D-alanine ligase, producing MEIAQLYNLYTQHYLVNTDTRNIRKNTIFFALKGDNFNGNSFAEEALKLGANYAIVDEEVYQTQDAIILVPNVLETLQQLANYHRKQLKATIIGLTGSNGKTTTKELIFAVLSKKYKTIATKGNLNNHIGVPLTLLSMPIDTEMGIVEMGANHQKEIEFLSSICEPDFGYITNFGKAHLEGFGGVEGVIKGKSELYHFLEQNNKIAFINPDDKIQVDKTKNITTIPFLPSIALKEANPFVQLSYDNLVINSNLIGTYNYTNIAIAITIGNYFKVKDDVIKEAIEGYESTNNRSQIINQNSNVIILDAYNANPSSMKVALENFHALKADHKIVILGDMFELGDARLEEHQQIVNMATQMNFNGYYFVGEHFYQTKENENLFKTFDDFKNDFENNIPSNSSILIKGSRGMRLERVVELLK
- a CDS encoding tyrosine-protein phosphatase, with translation MLFFKKKEIPLTEFFPTNFIDIHSHLLPGIDDGAKDIEQSVSLIQKMASYGIKNFITTPHVLGDVYPNSSETILKKLEEVRAALKDEGLTDIKMNAAAEYMMDEQFSALLEKDDILTLKDNYILVEMSYFSPPLNLFDILFQIQLKGYKPVLAHPERYNSYHNNFEIYYKLKKAGCLFQLNLLSLTPQYGDGVTKTADRLLKENLYDFVGTDTHHKNHLHLLKSISIKKNFKKINHLLENNLKFLK